The Exiguobacterium mexicanum genome includes a window with the following:
- a CDS encoding GGDEF domain-containing protein: protein MRSRICHTMADQERTHHDTHTTKPDPSSWDQLPIGLFAFNRDGQIVSYNESFVHLLGMLPTSIVMFERCSSSSFDFSGAIRNVLNGETIRMAGWYKAPERQARFIQTTMSPSFSADGQLDGGVGILEDATEQRRYEERMEHLSSLDPLTELYNRKKVGDVLSSTAQETVDTRAPAAVIMLDIDYFKLVNDTFGHPTGDLVLRSIAQLLRRNIRKSDSIGRWGGEEFLIVAPQSTLADGVQLADKLRQKINAEPFGPVPRVTCSFGVSALEDGKTVEQALQDADEALYIAKNRGRNQVSSKR, encoded by the coding sequence ATGCGTTCACGCATATGTCATACAATGGCTGATCAAGAACGGACTCATCATGACACTCACACCACGAAACCCGATCCTTCCTCATGGGACCAGCTCCCGATCGGCCTGTTCGCATTCAATCGTGACGGGCAGATCGTCAGCTATAACGAATCATTCGTTCATTTACTCGGGATGCTTCCGACCTCGATTGTGATGTTCGAGCGATGTAGTTCTTCTTCGTTCGACTTCTCAGGCGCCATTCGGAACGTCTTGAACGGGGAGACGATTCGCATGGCCGGCTGGTATAAAGCACCAGAACGGCAGGCTCGCTTCATCCAAACGACGATGTCTCCGAGTTTTTCCGCGGACGGACAACTTGACGGCGGCGTCGGCATTTTAGAAGACGCGACCGAGCAACGTCGTTATGAAGAACGCATGGAACACCTGTCCTCACTCGATCCGCTGACAGAGCTATATAACCGGAAGAAAGTCGGGGACGTTCTCTCGTCGACGGCTCAGGAGACGGTCGACACAAGGGCGCCCGCCGCTGTCATCATGCTCGATATCGACTATTTCAAACTTGTCAACGATACGTTCGGCCATCCGACCGGAGACCTCGTCTTACGTTCGATTGCCCAACTGCTCAGGCGCAACATCCGCAAGTCGGACTCGATCGGCCGCTGGGGTGGTGAGGAATTTTTAATCGTCGCCCCGCAGTCAACGCTTGCTGACGGTGTGCAACTCGCCGATAAGCTCCGACAAAAGATTAACGCCGAGCCGTTCGGTCCCGTCCCGCGCGTCACTTGTTCGTTCGGCGTCAGCGCCCTTGAAGATGGGAAGACGGTCGAACAGGCGCTTCAAGATGCCGATGAGGCACTGTATATTGCCAAGAACCGCGGCCGGAATCAAGTGTCGAGCAAGCGATAG
- a CDS encoding GNAT family N-acetyltransferase, which yields MLIRKAEPKDAYGIARVRVNGWRTTYRGIVPADFLLKLGSNAIEWSEKVRSALAKREVEGFVAIVEEEIVGFVLYGEERTGEYPDHPNEIYAIYILEDHQRNGIGSLLLEQAIQAMSNHGLIIWALELNPYRTFYEQRDGQVIDAKERLFGELALREVAYGWTKGNHDAIVGA from the coding sequence ATGCTCATACGGAAAGCCGAGCCAAAAGACGCTTACGGGATTGCGCGGGTGAGGGTGAACGGATGGCGCACAACCTATCGGGGAATTGTGCCGGCCGACTTTCTCTTGAAGCTCGGTTCAAACGCGATCGAGTGGTCTGAAAAGGTCCGCAGCGCCCTCGCGAAACGAGAAGTCGAAGGGTTTGTCGCCATCGTCGAAGAGGAAATCGTCGGGTTCGTTCTTTACGGGGAAGAACGGACGGGCGAATATCCGGACCATCCGAATGAGATTTATGCGATTTACATTCTAGAGGACCATCAGCGTAACGGGATTGGTTCGCTATTGCTGGAGCAAGCGATTCAAGCGATGTCGAATCACGGGCTCATCATTTGGGCGCTCGAATTGAACCCTTACCGCACGTTCTATGAGCAACGTGACGGGCAAGTCATCGATGCGAAAGAGCGCTTGTTCGGGGAACTTGCCCTCCGTGAAGTCGCCTACGGATGGACGAAAGGGAATCACGACGCCATCGTCGGCGCATGA
- a CDS encoding PTS fructose transporter subunit IIABC, translating into MNITDLLKKDTIQLNLRSRSKAEVIEELVDVLDRAGKLSDRNGYRDAILAREAQSTTGLGEGIAIPHAKTKAVKQPAIAFGRSEGIDYEALDGQDSRLFFMIAAGEHANNEHLETLSKLSVFLMDPAFQERLYAATSEDDVIRAIEEKEAAEAAPVASKPVQADAPYILAVTACPTGIAHTYMAADSLKQKAEAMGVDIKVETNGSTGVKNELTAADIAKATAIIVAADKAVEMDRFAGKHVIEVPVAQGIRKPEELINRAVKQDAPVYRGTGSSGGTKEQRTGIYKHLMSGVSAMLPLVVAGGLLIAISFFWGINSANPDDPSFNEFAAQLNTIGGAAFSFLVPILAGFIAMSIADRPGLAPGLVAGLLASQGGAGFLGGLIAGFLAGYVVLFLVKALSKLPASLEGIKPVLLYPLLGSFISGMIMLLVVNKPIAAFMTWLMDVMNSLSGANAILLGIIVGGMMAVDMGGPINKTAYVFGTAALTAGNQEIMAAVMAGGMVPPLLVAFASTVFARQKFSKQEREAGKTAYIMGASFITEAAIPFAAADPIRVLPSAILGSAIAGGLSAFFAIQLPAPHGGIFVFPLLEGAGNVVMSMGLYALAILAGALIGALLLSFLKKPLTETQATTTRDVA; encoded by the coding sequence ATGAACATCACGGACCTTCTTAAAAAGGACACGATTCAACTGAATCTCCGCAGCCGTTCGAAAGCCGAAGTCATCGAAGAACTCGTCGACGTGCTCGACCGCGCTGGCAAACTATCGGACCGTAACGGCTACCGCGACGCCATTCTCGCACGTGAAGCACAAAGTACGACCGGACTCGGTGAAGGGATCGCCATCCCGCACGCAAAGACGAAAGCCGTCAAACAACCGGCCATCGCCTTCGGGCGCTCGGAAGGCATCGATTACGAAGCACTCGACGGCCAAGACAGCCGCTTGTTCTTCATGATTGCCGCCGGAGAGCACGCCAATAACGAACACTTGGAAACACTCTCGAAATTATCTGTCTTCCTTATGGATCCAGCGTTCCAAGAACGTCTCTATGCGGCCACATCAGAAGATGATGTCATCCGGGCCATCGAAGAAAAAGAAGCGGCTGAGGCGGCTCCTGTTGCTTCGAAACCGGTTCAAGCGGACGCGCCTTACATCCTTGCTGTCACGGCTTGTCCAACGGGTATCGCGCACACGTACATGGCTGCCGATAGCTTGAAGCAAAAAGCAGAGGCGATGGGAGTTGACATCAAAGTCGAGACGAACGGTTCGACCGGTGTCAAGAATGAATTGACAGCGGCCGATATCGCGAAAGCGACTGCCATCATCGTCGCGGCTGATAAAGCCGTCGAGATGGACCGGTTCGCCGGAAAACATGTCATCGAAGTCCCGGTCGCCCAAGGCATCCGGAAGCCAGAAGAGTTGATCAACCGGGCCGTCAAACAAGACGCACCGGTGTATCGGGGAACCGGTTCGTCAGGTGGTACGAAAGAACAGCGCACAGGCATCTACAAGCACTTGATGAGCGGTGTATCCGCGATGCTCCCACTCGTCGTCGCTGGTGGTCTCTTGATCGCCATCAGCTTCTTCTGGGGCATCAACTCGGCAAATCCGGATGACCCGTCATTCAATGAATTTGCGGCGCAACTCAACACAATCGGTGGGGCAGCCTTTAGCTTCCTCGTCCCGATTCTTGCGGGTTTCATCGCGATGTCAATCGCCGACCGTCCAGGTCTCGCACCAGGTCTTGTCGCTGGTTTATTAGCCAGCCAAGGTGGCGCCGGATTCCTCGGCGGACTCATCGCTGGTTTCCTTGCCGGATATGTCGTCCTCTTCTTGGTTAAAGCACTTTCTAAACTACCGGCCTCGCTTGAAGGAATTAAACCGGTATTGCTCTATCCGTTACTTGGGTCATTTATTTCCGGTATGATCATGTTACTTGTTGTCAATAAACCAATCGCAGCCTTCATGACATGGTTGATGGATGTCATGAACAGCCTGAGCGGCGCCAACGCCATCTTGCTTGGTATCATCGTCGGTGGCATGATGGCCGTCGATATGGGTGGTCCGATTAACAAGACAGCCTACGTCTTTGGTACAGCTGCACTCACTGCCGGTAACCAAGAAATCATGGCAGCTGTCATGGCCGGTGGGATGGTACCACCGCTTCTCGTCGCATTCGCTTCGACTGTGTTCGCCCGTCAAAAGTTCTCGAAACAAGAACGTGAAGCCGGGAAGACAGCATATATCATGGGTGCCTCGTTCATCACGGAAGCGGCTATCCCGTTTGCAGCGGCCGACCCGATTCGGGTATTGCCGTCAGCGATTCTCGGATCAGCCATCGCTGGTGGATTGTCCGCCTTCTTCGCGATCCAATTGCCAGCGCCACACGGTGGAATCTTCGTCTTCCCACTCCTTGAAGGAGCTGGAAACGTCGTCATGAGCATGGGACTTTACGCCCTCGCGATTCTTGCCGGAGCCTTGATTGGAGCACTGCTCTTGTCATTCTTGAAAAAACCGTTGACGGAGACGCAAGCTACAACAACGCGTGACGTCGCTTGA
- the pfkB gene encoding 1-phosphofructokinase, whose amino-acid sequence MIYTLTLNPSIDYYVTLPEVVLGEVNRIQETTQRAGGKGINVAFVLREYDVDTVALGFVGGTTKDFIKKALTDKGVQTDFVEVDGQTRINVKIRAQEETELNASGPVISDTELERLTRQFDHVQSGDIVVLAGSIPGNLPDTLYRTLAETVRANGAEFVVDTTKEAMLEVLSLKPLMIKPNHHELGELFDTDIETFEQALPYAEQLVERGAQNVIVSFAGDGAMLVNASGAYKANTPRGKLVNSVGAGDSLVAGFVANILDHDATEAFRYAVTTGSASAYTFGLCTKEDVDRLVGEVSVTPLSRLEERT is encoded by the coding sequence ATGATTTACACGTTAACACTGAACCCCTCAATCGATTATTACGTGACGCTCCCTGAAGTCGTCCTCGGTGAAGTCAACCGGATTCAAGAGACGACGCAGCGGGCCGGAGGAAAAGGCATCAACGTCGCGTTCGTCTTACGTGAATATGACGTCGACACAGTCGCGTTAGGATTCGTCGGCGGCACGACGAAAGACTTTATCAAGAAGGCGCTGACCGACAAGGGCGTCCAAACCGATTTCGTCGAAGTCGATGGTCAGACGCGCATCAACGTCAAGATTCGAGCGCAAGAAGAGACGGAATTGAATGCGAGCGGACCGGTCATCTCGGACACGGAACTTGAACGGTTGACGCGTCAGTTCGATCACGTTCAATCAGGCGACATCGTCGTCCTCGCCGGAAGCATTCCGGGCAATCTGCCGGATACACTCTACCGCACGCTCGCTGAGACGGTTCGGGCAAACGGTGCCGAGTTCGTCGTCGATACGACGAAGGAAGCGATGCTCGAAGTCCTCTCACTCAAACCGCTCATGATTAAACCGAACCACCATGAACTCGGTGAACTGTTCGATACAGACATCGAGACATTCGAGCAGGCACTTCCATATGCGGAGCAGTTGGTCGAACGCGGTGCTCAAAACGTCATCGTCTCATTCGCCGGTGACGGTGCCATGCTCGTGAACGCTTCAGGCGCTTATAAGGCGAACACACCGCGTGGCAAACTCGTCAACTCGGTCGGCGCAGGCGATTCACTCGTCGCCGGATTCGTCGCCAACATTCTCGACCACGACGCAACCGAAGCGTTCCGCTATGCGGTTACGACCGGCAGCGCGTCTGCATATACGTTCGGGCTGTGCACAAAAGAAGACGTGGACCGCTTGGTCGGCGAAGTCAGCGTCACCCCACTATCTCGATTGGAGGAAAGAACATGA
- a CDS encoding DeoR/GlpR family DNA-binding transcription regulator translates to MLTKQRHQLILQRLSEQKIVKLKELVELTASSESTIRRDLTDLEAEGYLDRVHGGATLVARYEEEPTFEEKRDQHVDEKVAIARKAATFIEDGMSVYLDAGTTTQAMVPFLDGKDVIVVTNSLPIANDLFDLDIKTFVIGGELKRSTQALVGYNARESMMNYRVDLAFLGINGVDLEAGYTTPDPEEALVKKTAIELAREAYILADDSKFGKRSFSRVAPLEAATLVTWSDSTSVSSFQSITKVVNAQ, encoded by the coding sequence ATGTTAACGAAGCAACGACATCAACTGATTTTGCAACGTCTGTCGGAGCAAAAGATTGTCAAATTGAAAGAATTGGTCGAGTTGACGGCATCGTCGGAGTCGACGATTCGCCGGGATTTGACCGACCTCGAAGCCGAAGGTTATCTCGATCGGGTACACGGCGGCGCAACGCTCGTGGCCCGCTACGAAGAAGAGCCGACGTTCGAGGAGAAACGAGATCAACACGTCGATGAAAAAGTCGCGATCGCACGGAAGGCCGCGACATTCATCGAAGACGGGATGTCCGTCTATCTCGATGCCGGGACGACGACGCAAGCGATGGTTCCTTTCTTAGATGGAAAAGACGTCATCGTCGTAACGAATAGTTTACCGATCGCCAACGACTTGTTCGACCTCGATATTAAGACGTTCGTGATCGGCGGTGAGTTGAAACGGTCGACACAGGCACTCGTCGGCTATAACGCTCGGGAGAGCATGATGAACTATCGGGTCGACCTCGCTTTTCTTGGCATCAATGGCGTCGACCTAGAGGCCGGGTACACAACCCCAGACCCGGAAGAGGCACTCGTCAAAAAAACAGCAATCGAACTGGCTCGCGAGGCGTACATTTTGGCGGACGATTCAAAATTCGGGAAACGTTCGTTCAGTCGGGTGGCTCCGCTCGAAGCGGCTACACTCGTCACATGGAGCGACTCGACAAGCGTCAGTTCATTTCAATCAATCACAAAGGTGGTGAACGCCCAATGA
- a CDS encoding alpha/beta hydrolase, with translation MERQLNVTTNYGQLAGTWMTHGEPRKTVVLLSGSGPSDRDGNLGPSQFGTYKKLAEALFKMGVNVYRYDKQGIGESDGDFNKVGLHDLVTDAITVVNAIKQEPDAGDMYVLGHSEGAVIAPAVQLETNAAGLILLAGFNDSSKKMFLLQADALATEVGSVKGLKGVFYRLTGVPKKIRLRQDDLLERSLRTNVAAFKYRGQVVNAKWIREHASYDVRERLEHVRVPVLALTGDRDVQVPPEHVHSIRTKGDVDSHIIHDMNHLLVERTSPHALLTLHKEYRDAIEAPLHPELIRRLNDWLMKR, from the coding sequence ATGGAACGACAACTGAACGTGACAACGAATTATGGACAACTGGCCGGTACGTGGATGACCCACGGCGAACCCCGTAAGACGGTCGTCCTGCTCAGCGGGAGCGGGCCGAGCGACCGGGACGGCAATCTTGGACCATCCCAATTCGGCACGTATAAAAAACTGGCCGAGGCGCTCTTTAAGATGGGTGTCAACGTCTACCGGTATGACAAACAAGGCATCGGTGAATCGGACGGTGATTTCAATAAAGTCGGGCTGCACGACTTGGTGACAGATGCGATCACCGTCGTCAACGCCATCAAACAGGAGCCGGACGCAGGGGACATGTATGTGCTCGGCCACAGCGAAGGGGCCGTCATCGCCCCGGCGGTCCAGCTCGAGACGAACGCGGCCGGACTGATTCTTCTCGCCGGATTCAACGATTCCTCGAAGAAGATGTTTTTGCTGCAAGCCGACGCACTTGCAACTGAAGTCGGTTCGGTGAAAGGACTCAAGGGCGTGTTCTATCGATTGACCGGCGTCCCGAAGAAGATTCGTCTGCGCCAAGACGATCTGCTCGAACGGTCACTGCGGACGAATGTCGCCGCTTTCAAGTACCGCGGCCAAGTCGTCAACGCCAAGTGGATTCGCGAGCATGCATCCTATGACGTCCGGGAGCGGCTCGAACATGTGCGTGTTCCCGTGCTCGCCCTGACCGGCGACCGCGACGTCCAAGTCCCACCGGAGCACGTCCATTCGATTCGGACGAAAGGGGACGTCGACAGCCACATCATCCACGACATGAACCACTTGCTCGTCGAACGAACCAGTCCGCACGCGCTCCTCACGTTGCATAAGGAATATCGGGACGCCATTGAGGCGCCGCTTCATCCCGAACTCATCCGCCGATTGAACGATTGGTTGATGAAACGATAA
- the adhE gene encoding bifunctional acetaldehyde-CoA/alcohol dehydrogenase: MAVKEKAVVETSAEQMVDTLVTRAHTALETLMTFDQEKIDAIVQAMALAGLEQHVALAKHAYEETGRGVFEDKMIKNIFATEYIYNSLRGEKTVGVIEDDEQNGITYIAEPVGVVAGVTPVTNPTSTTMFKAIIAIKTRNPIIFGFHPSAQQCSSEAARILRDAAIEAGAPEHLIQWVEKPSLDATKALMNHPGVAMVLATGGAAMVKSAYSTGKPALGVGPGNVPAYIDKTAKVKRAISDVILSKTFDNGMICASEQAIIVDQEVYEEVKAEMTALGCYFCSPEEKAKLETLVIKTDSCAVNPEIVGKPAAWIAERAGLTVPADTKILIAELETVGATELLSHEKLSPVLGAYKVQSREEGFAIAEKMLEIGGLGHTAAIHSTDDDAILAFGLRMKACRIIVNSPTAHGGIGDLYNEMTPSLTLGCGSYGKNSVSENVTAKHLLNVKKVARRRVNMQWFKVPEKIYFEKNSVQYLQSLTSKKRAMIVTDEMMVKLGFADKVVKNLPAGVEYRIFDQVEPDPSVETVMRGAEAMRHFQPDMIIALGGGSPMDAAKGMWLFYERPEEKFSNLRQKFMDIRKRTYKFPTLGNKSMFVAIPTTSGTGSEVTPFTVITDKKRNVKYPIADYAITPDVAIVDPEFVMTVPASITADTGMDVLTHAIEAYVSVMANDYTDGLALRSMKMIFDYLPKAYENGNDAEARQKVHNASTMAGMAFANAFLGINHSIAHKIGGEFHVPHGRTNAILMPHVIRYNATRPSKLAAFPKYESFIADERYAEIARYLGLPASTTEEGVESLIQAIIELGQRLNIKLSFKAQGIKKADLDAKVDKMAVDAFEDQCTTANPKMPLVEELKEIMYAAYEGV, encoded by the coding sequence ATGGCAGTTAAAGAGAAAGCAGTAGTAGAAACATCAGCAGAACAGATGGTCGACACGCTCGTCACCCGAGCTCACACAGCGCTCGAGACGTTGATGACGTTCGACCAAGAGAAAATCGATGCGATCGTTCAGGCAATGGCGTTAGCCGGTCTCGAACAACACGTCGCCCTCGCGAAACATGCATATGAAGAAACAGGTCGCGGTGTGTTTGAAGATAAAATGATCAAAAACATCTTTGCGACAGAATATATTTATAACTCACTCCGTGGCGAGAAGACGGTCGGCGTCATCGAAGACGACGAGCAAAACGGTATTACGTACATCGCCGAACCTGTCGGCGTCGTCGCCGGGGTCACACCGGTCACGAACCCGACGTCAACGACGATGTTCAAAGCGATCATCGCCATCAAAACACGTAACCCGATCATCTTCGGTTTCCACCCATCGGCTCAACAGTGTTCAAGTGAAGCGGCACGCATCCTTCGTGACGCAGCCATCGAAGCAGGCGCTCCGGAACATTTGATTCAATGGGTTGAAAAACCGTCACTCGACGCGACGAAAGCGCTCATGAACCACCCAGGAGTCGCCATGGTCCTCGCGACTGGTGGAGCGGCGATGGTCAAATCAGCGTATTCGACTGGTAAACCTGCCCTCGGTGTCGGTCCTGGTAACGTACCGGCCTACATCGACAAAACGGCAAAAGTGAAACGTGCCATCTCGGACGTCATCTTGTCGAAAACATTCGACAACGGCATGATCTGTGCATCGGAACAAGCGATCATCGTCGACCAAGAAGTGTACGAAGAAGTGAAAGCAGAAATGACGGCGCTCGGTTGCTACTTCTGCTCACCAGAAGAGAAGGCGAAACTAGAGACACTCGTCATCAAAACTGACTCATGTGCGGTCAACCCTGAAATCGTCGGGAAGCCGGCAGCCTGGATCGCCGAACGAGCTGGACTCACAGTCCCAGCCGACACGAAAATTTTGATTGCCGAACTCGAGACGGTCGGTGCGACAGAGTTGCTCTCACACGAGAAACTCAGCCCGGTGCTCGGTGCGTACAAAGTTCAATCGCGTGAAGAAGGATTCGCCATCGCTGAGAAGATGCTTGAAATCGGTGGTCTCGGTCATACGGCAGCCATCCACTCGACTGACGACGACGCCATCCTCGCGTTCGGACTCCGGATGAAAGCTTGCCGCATCATCGTCAACTCGCCAACGGCACACGGCGGCATCGGTGACCTCTACAACGAAATGACTCCATCACTCACACTCGGTTGTGGGTCGTACGGTAAAAACTCCGTCTCTGAGAACGTGACGGCGAAACATCTACTCAACGTGAAAAAGGTGGCGAGACGTCGCGTGAACATGCAATGGTTTAAAGTCCCTGAAAAGATTTACTTTGAGAAAAACTCGGTCCAATACCTTCAATCGCTCACATCGAAAAAACGGGCGATGATCGTCACGGATGAAATGATGGTCAAACTCGGATTTGCCGATAAAGTCGTCAAAAACTTGCCAGCTGGCGTCGAGTACCGCATCTTCGACCAAGTCGAGCCAGACCCGTCAGTTGAGACAGTCATGCGCGGTGCCGAAGCGATGCGTCACTTCCAACCGGATATGATTATCGCACTCGGTGGTGGATCACCGATGGATGCCGCGAAAGGCATGTGGCTCTTCTACGAACGCCCAGAAGAGAAGTTCTCGAACCTTCGTCAGAAATTCATGGATATCCGCAAACGGACGTACAAGTTCCCGACGCTCGGCAACAAGTCGATGTTCGTCGCGATCCCGACAACATCAGGTACGGGTTCTGAAGTGACACCGTTCACGGTCATCACGGATAAGAAACGCAACGTCAAATACCCGATTGCCGACTACGCGATCACTCCGGACGTCGCCATCGTCGACCCTGAGTTCGTCATGACGGTCCCAGCTTCAATCACGGCCGATACAGGTATGGACGTGTTGACACATGCCATCGAAGCGTACGTTTCGGTCATGGCAAACGACTATACGGATGGACTCGCGCTTCGTTCGATGAAGATGATCTTCGATTACCTCCCGAAAGCGTATGAGAACGGCAATGACGCCGAAGCGCGTCAGAAAGTCCACAACGCATCGACAATGGCTGGTATGGCGTTCGCGAACGCGTTCCTCGGTATCAACCACTCGATCGCACACAAAATCGGTGGCGAGTTCCATGTCCCACACGGACGGACGAACGCGATCCTTATGCCGCACGTCATCCGCTACAACGCGACACGCCCATCGAAACTCGCGGCGTTCCCGAAATATGAGTCATTCATCGCCGACGAGCGTTACGCTGAAATCGCGCGCTATCTCGGACTTCCAGCAAGCACGACGGAAGAAGGCGTCGAGTCGCTCATCCAAGCGATCATCGAGCTCGGTCAGCGCTTGAACATCAAGCTCTCGTTCAAAGCCCAAGGCATCAAGAAAGCGGACCTCGACGCGAAAGTCGACAAGATGGCAGTCGACGCGTTCGAAGACCAATGTACGACGGCTAACCCGAAAATGCCGCTCGTCGAAGAATTGAAAGAAATCATGTACGCTGCTTACGAAGGCGTATAA
- a CDS encoding MarR family winged helix-turn-helix transcriptional regulator has translation MPRQDAADQFVKLIPFIRRKLLRRSDLPQIPNLNFSHFHLLMLIEDEGAVTNGHISETLSIAPPNVTPLITKLVDEGYITRVPDERDRRVIWNQLTEKGELVLRERRDSFRRLFEDRLAFLNEEETDRLIDSLKTLTEIVEKMDKSEG, from the coding sequence ATGCCGAGACAAGACGCAGCCGATCAGTTCGTGAAACTGATCCCATTTATTCGCCGGAAGTTGTTACGCCGTTCCGACCTCCCGCAAATCCCAAACTTGAACTTTTCCCACTTTCATCTCCTCATGTTGATTGAGGATGAAGGTGCCGTGACGAACGGACACATCAGCGAGACGCTATCGATCGCCCCGCCAAACGTGACGCCGCTCATCACGAAGCTCGTCGATGAGGGCTACATCACCCGCGTGCCGGACGAACGCGATCGCCGCGTCATCTGGAATCAACTGACCGAAAAGGGCGAACTCGTCCTCCGCGAGCGTCGCGATTCGTTCCGTCGCCTGTTCGAGGACCGTCTCGCGTTTCTGAACGAGGAAGAGACGGACCGCCTGATTGACAGTTTGAAGACGTTGACGGAGATCGTCGAGAAGATGGATAAAAGCGAGGGATGA
- a CDS encoding YebC/PmpR family DNA-binding transcriptional regulator: protein MGRKWNNIKEKKASKDANTSRIYAKFGREIYVVARQGEPDPESNQALKFVVERAKTYNVPRAIIDRAIDKAKGGDEENFDELRYEGFGPNGSMLIVDTLTNNVNRTASEVRAAFGKNGGNMGVSGSVAYMFDATAVIGVNGMSADDVLELMMEHDLDVRDVIEEDETVIVYAEPEAFHAVQTAFKAAGIETFEVAELTMLPQNEITLDDESKEQFEKLLDVLEDLEDVRQVYHNVEG, encoded by the coding sequence ATGGGTCGTAAATGGAACAACATTAAAGAGAAAAAGGCGTCAAAAGACGCCAATACGAGTCGCATCTATGCGAAGTTCGGCCGTGAAATCTACGTAGTCGCCCGTCAAGGGGAACCAGATCCAGAATCAAACCAAGCACTCAAGTTCGTCGTCGAACGAGCGAAAACGTACAACGTCCCGCGCGCAATCATCGACCGTGCTATCGACAAAGCGAAGGGCGGCGACGAAGAGAATTTCGACGAGCTCCGCTATGAAGGATTCGGACCGAACGGCTCGATGCTCATCGTCGACACGCTCACGAACAACGTCAACCGGACAGCGTCCGAAGTCCGCGCCGCTTTCGGTAAAAACGGCGGCAACATGGGTGTCAGCGGGTCGGTCGCTTACATGTTCGACGCGACGGCTGTCATCGGTGTCAACGGCATGTCTGCCGACGATGTACTCGAACTCATGATGGAGCACGACCTCGACGTCCGTGATGTCATCGAAGAAGATGAGACGGTGATCGTCTATGCGGAACCAGAAGCGTTCCATGCCGTCCAGACTGCCTTCAAAGCAGCAGGCATCGAGACGTTTGAAGTCGCCGAGTTGACGATGCTGCCCCAAAACGAGATTACCCTCGACGACGAGTCGAAAGAACAGTTTGAAAAACTACTCGACGTCCTCGAAGACCTCGAAGACGTGCGCCAGGTATACCATAACGTTGAAGGATGA